The following are encoded in a window of Candidatus Moraniibacteriota bacterium genomic DNA:
- a CDS encoding PLDc_N domain-containing protein, translating into MDLKYMLKMKKNVAIFSFLILALFLVTNNISLAASQCTVNGSEVPCEALKNQVKGVLGLGLGIGFFLLIFGAFGIFSLIFWILMIVHIAKHNIQDKAMWMILVVFTGFIGALVYYFAVKRTYKESSSSVITTSSNTSSTTIPPREDTDLPRSDSVATSIPPTKELD; encoded by the coding sequence ATGGATTTAAAATATATGTTGAAAATGAAAAAGAATGTTGCTATTTTTTCTTTTTTAATCCTTGCATTGTTTTTGGTAACCAATAACATTTCTCTTGCCGCATCTCAATGTACGGTAAATGGTAGTGAGGTTCCTTGTGAAGCGTTGAAGAATCAGGTTAAAGGGGTTCTTGGTTTAGGTTTGGGAATAGGATTTTTTCTTCTTATATTTGGTGCTTTTGGAATTTTTTCTCTTATATTTTGGATACTGATGATTGTTCATATCGCTAAACATAATATTCAAGATAAAGCAATGTGGATGATTCTTGTTGTTTTTACAGGATTTATCGGGGCTCTTGTTTATTATTTTGCTGTAAAGCGAACCTATAAGGAGTCATCTTCTTCGGTCATAACTACTTCATCAAACACGTCATCAACAACGATTCCGCCAAGAGAAGATACAGATTTACCAAGGTCAGACTCAGTAGCAACATCAATTCCGCCAACGAAAGAATTGGATTAA